In Paenibacillus stellifer, the DNA window AGCGAGGCCGATCAGCAGCAGCAGAATCCACAGATAACGCCTGCCCGGCAGCCTTCTGAACCGGTAGGACATAATTCCCATATACAGGCTGATAATTCCAACCAGCAACAAGTAGTACGGATATCCTTTCATCCACGGCATGGACATTTCTCCTATTTTTTTATATGGCTTCGACTCATTATATCCTATAACTTCCAACAATTGAACTTGGCCTTCATTAAATTGCGTCTCTTTTTTTGATTGCTTATAATGATGAAGAACTAGAGAAAGGGCGTGATACTCCGCGCTGCGCCGTCCGGGCCGGTTCAACCATCTTCTGTTCGTTCCGCCTCCAGAAGCGGCGGAGCGGGAGCTGATTCTCGGCCTCAAGCTGGCGGGCAAGCCGCAGGAGAAGCTGAGCCTGAAGCGGTGGTCCGATATGACTACGCATTTCTCCGGCGCCGATCTGGAGCAGATCGTAAGGGACGCGGTGGAGAAGGCGATCGAGCGCTCTCTCGAATCGGGAAGCATCCAGCCGATTACCGATAACGACATGAAGGCGAGCATCGCCGGACGCAAGCCGACAACGCTGGACTGGTTCTCGACGGCGAAGAATTACGCAACATTCAGCGACATCAACAAAGATTACGAGCAGGTGCTCGACTACGCGAAGACCCACCGAATCAAATGAACAGGCGGTGATGTCCGTGAATACGAGTGAATCGGGTGCTCTGCATGGTGTGCGGGTCTACCAGCTGATGAACTGGCGCCGCTTCCCGGAAGCGATCCGCGAAGCCGAGAATTGGATCGCGGAAGACCCTGAGAACTCCGACGCCTACGGGATGCTGGCCCAGGTGCACTTGAAGGCCGGCAGCTATGATCAAGCGCTGCACTGGTCGTCCGAGAGTCTGCGCTGCGATCCCGAGAATCCCATCGCCTGGTTCGTGCGAACCATTACGCTCTATTCGCAGGGCGAGGAGAAGCTGTTCATGGAGGCGGTGGTCGAGGCGCAGCGGATCGATCCCCTGGAGAGCCATTATCCGTTTCTTAAATTCAATCTTTATCACAAGAAAGGCAGTCTCAAGGAAGCGAGAGAGGAGCTGGACCAGGCGCTCCGGCTGAATCCGGACCGGGCCCTGTACCTTGCGGCCGACAGCTATCTTCGGGCCAACTCCCGGGATTTCGAAAGCTCGCTCGCCTCGGAGGGCATGGCGCTCTTCCAGGACCCCGAGGATGACCAGACCTTTCTGCATCTTGCCTGGGCAGCGAACCGCAGAGGGGATTACGGCAAGGAACTCGAATTCATGAAGAACGCGGTCCGCATCGACCCTGCCGACGAGCAGATCCGGGCCGAATATTTGAGCAGCCTGCAGAAGAAATATTGGTTCTACCGGGTGCTGCTGATGCCGTTCGTCGTGAAGAAGCGGCTCGCGAGGTGGCAGTTCCTGCTGATCTGGATCGTGCTCTGGCTCGTCTTTCGTCCGTTAGTGGTGCTGTTTCTGCTGCTCTACGTCCTGGCTCACTGGGCCTCCAGGCTTATGGTTCGGGTGCAGGTGTTCGGCTGGCGGTCGCTGTTTCGCAAAATCTCGTAAGCCCGGTCTTATCTGCATAGGTTTGTACATACATAAGAATATTCAAGCATAAGGACTTCAATCGCGAAGCTTGTTTTTTTGTTAAAAAAGGGACCCTCGCCACAGCAGCCGTCCGGCCGCCGCATCGCAAGGGTCCCTTCGTTATTCCTCTTATTGCTTCTTCTGATTCAGGCGCTGATTGAAACGGTCGATCCGGCCGCCGGTGTCGATGTTCTTCTGTCTGCCGGTGTAGAACGGATGGGAAGCGGAACTGGAATCCACCCGGATGACCGGATAGGAATTGCCGTCCTCCCATTCCATCGTCTCGTTCGAAGACTTCGTGGAGGCGCTAAGGAACTTGTAGTCTGCGCTGGCGTCGTAGAAAATGACCTGGTTGTACTTCGGATGAATACCTTCTCTCATGGTTATCCCTCTTTTCCGTTAATTGAAGCTCAAGTATCATATACCCTGAAACGCAAGGATAAACGCCTGACGGCGTCCTTTAGACGCCGTGCGTTAACCGAGAAATAGAAGACCTATTATAAGCAACAGCTTATAAAGTCTTATATTTGAACAAACCTCTCAACATTGTGGCCGGATTTCCGGCAAAACATACCGCCGCCTACACCGTCCGTCCCGCAATCTTCCGGTAGGTTGCCTCATCCGAGACGACATACAGCCGGGCCTGCTCCGGGATCGGATCGCCCAGCCGCCGGTTGATCCCGAGATCATTCCGGTCGGCGATAAGCGTCGCGCCCTGGCGCAGCAGCGCCTGAAAAGCATCCTCATAAGTCTTCCACGACCGGTCGACCGGAACCTCGTAAATGTCATCGCCGTGGGCGCGGCTGATCAGCTGCGCAATGACTTCAGGGTTCCCCTCCTGCAGCGCGGCCCGCACGGCAAGGCGGGAGACCGCGTCGTGGGAGAGCACGAAATCATTGACCCGGACATGCCGGAAGTTCTGCACGTTCTTCTCTTGCTGAATTTCCACCGTCGTATGCACGTCCGGAGCCAGCCGCTCGATACTCGAAGCGATCAGCAGCGTCTTGCCGTCGACAAGCGAAGCCTCATCAATTCGCGTATCGCCGAAGATAATCGCGGCCCGCGCCCGGGCGATGCCCGCCTTATCCAGAATTTCGTCAGAGGACGGGTCGCCGCTGATGAAATGAACCTGGCGCAGCTGCTCCAGCGGATGCTGGCCCGATTCGTCGATGATCACAATATGGCAGTCCGGGTTATAGCTGAGAATTTCC includes these proteins:
- a CDS encoding tetratricopeptide repeat protein; its protein translation is MNTSESGALHGVRVYQLMNWRRFPEAIREAENWIAEDPENSDAYGMLAQVHLKAGSYDQALHWSSESLRCDPENPIAWFVRTITLYSQGEEKLFMEAVVEAQRIDPLESHYPFLKFNLYHKKGSLKEAREELDQALRLNPDRALYLAADSYLRANSRDFESSLASEGMALFQDPEDDQTFLHLAWAANRRGDYGKELEFMKNAVRIDPADEQIRAEYLSSLQKKYWFYRVLLMPFVVKKRLARWQFLLIWIVLWLVFRPLVVLFLLLYVLAHWASRLMVRVQVFGWRSLFRKIS
- a CDS encoding type B 50S ribosomal protein L31, with the translated sequence MREGIHPKYNQVIFYDASADYKFLSASTKSSNETMEWEDGNSYPVIRVDSSSASHPFYTGRQKNIDTGGRIDRFNQRLNQKKQ
- a CDS encoding potassium channel family protein, giving the protein MTNIRKRTIGLIILLFVLLSATAAYLLEPGTFGNWFNAFYWVMTTMATVGYGDFFAKTHAGQIFSIFLYIFGIGLLSLVIGKVIDSIAEIGRQRRAGKLSYVGRSHVILINWSKKAQSAVEEILSYNPDCHIVIIDESGQHPLEQLRQVHFISGDPSSDEILDKAGIARARAAIIFGDTRIDEASLVDGKTLLIASSIERLAPDVHTTVEIQQEKNVQNFRHVRVNDFVLSHDAVSRLAVRAALQEGNPEVIAQLISRAHGDDIYEVPVDRSWKTYEDAFQALLRQGATLIADRNDLGINRRLGDPIPEQARLYVVSDEATYRKIAGRTV